In Paenibacillus protaetiae, the genomic stretch AGCTTGGCGTCGCCTTCTTTCAGCGCTTTAAAGCTTACCGTTCCGACTTTGCCGTAACCTGCAAACAGCAAGCTCCCCTTTTTGGCCGTGATTTGCGATATGGTGATATTGCCTGCAGCAGCGTCAAACTGATTGGCGAGCGTCATCGGGCTGGCCGCCTGCTGGAACACATTAGGCTGCAGCGGTACGGACGCTGCCGGAATAACAGGCTGCAGCAGCTCCGGATTATAACTTAGCCGAATTTCGTAACCTTCGATATCGCTGTAATCGCCTGTAAAACCTTGGAGCCATATGGCAGCTTCAAATGTATCGCCGGTTTTGACGCCTGCAGATGAGACTGCTATGCGCACATCCGGAAGCTTCGCCGATTTGTCCGCCGCGTTCGCTTGACTGCCGCCAGCAACAATTGTATAGGTAAGCTGCAGCGCCATGCATGCAAGCAGCGCCTTTGCCATCCACTGTTTTTTCATTGACCTATCCCCTGTCTTTTATGGATGGAAGAGGATAGACTTTTCGCCTATCCTCTTTCCAGCCACAGTTAGTCTGTAGCACGGAAGTTGCATCCTAGCTTATCTAGTTGCAGCTTCAAGGTACCCTGAAGCTGCTGCCTCACTTTACCAGGTGCAGCTTCAGGGTGCCCTGAAGCTGTTGCCTCACTTTATCAGGTGCAGCTTCAGGGTTCCAAAAAGTTACAGCTCGAAATTGTCCAAAATAAAGGAAACGTCCAGCAAATCAACCTCATTGTCGCGGTTAATGTCCGCTGCGCTGGTTTTAGCCGAAGGCCATGCCGCACCTTTTATTTTGCCGAATTCTTTGGCAGTCAGCTGCAGGTCAACGAGGTCAACCTTGCCGTCGCCGTTCACATCGCCGGCAACGAGAGGGCCAAAGTTATGGGTTGTGTCGCCGTTTACCGTCACCGAATCGGTTTCAGATACATGGCCAGGAACCACAACACGTACGGTGTATGTGCCTTCCGGAACACTAATCGTATACGTTCCGTCAGCAGCAACTCTTCCTACACCTGCAACGCTGCCGTCCTGATCCAGCGCTTCAACCGTTACCTTATGAGTGCCGTCAGTGCCGTCATACCAGGTTGTGCTGTAGTCAATACCATCGCCGAACGCTTCGGCAGTAATTTGGCCGGAGATCGTGTAGTCCGGAGCGGTTGGCGTTTCAGTAATGGTGATCGTGCCACTGCTTGCTCCGCCAAGCGGAATATCCTCTCCGTTGCTGTCCAGCAGCCGGATGTTGGACAAGTCAAAGTTGTATGTCCCCGCATCCTCCGCTGAAAAATGGTACGTTGCCAGCGAAGTGCTGCCATCATTGCTGTAGCCGTCAAAATCGCCGGCTAGCGATAAAATATAATCCGAACGGGTTTTCCCGCCTCCGGCATCCGCTTTAGCTTCGTTCGTAATCAGCGATACGCCCGGATTATTTGCCTCCTCGTATCCGGCAAGCTCTGTGCCTGCCTCAACCGAACCGCTTGTAAGGTCCGAATTGTACGTCAAGCTGAATTGTGCGGAATACAGATCCTGAACCCCGCTGACATCTACACTTACGCTGAATGCATCACCCGTCTGTGCGGAGTCCGCAGACACGACGGCGGATACGGTTGCATCCGGCTTGGTCGTCTCCTCATAATTTACGGTATATGCCGGATCCAGAACGCCGTTAAGGGCTTCGTCATATACGTAAATGTCAAACGAATTGGAGCCGAACCGGATCGGCACATCAATTTGGAAATGGCCATTGTCATCAATCGTGCCGTCTACCTGTTCATTCCCAAATACAGCCGCAACGCCAATCGATTCATAATCTCCAAAAGCATCAACCAAGAAGTCGCCGTCGATCGTTCCTGTAATCTCCCCTACTCCGTTGTTAACCTGAATGTCCGGATTAAGCGTAGATTCCGGCGCGGTCACATCCGTAATAAACGGTGTGATCTCCTCTTCGATCGGCGTAAAATTCCCGCCATTTTGGATGACCCATGGGACGACCAAAAAGATATTATCGCCAAAGTCGCCAAGCTTCTGGAACTTATTCGCCTGATATTGCACGGTGGAATCCCAATTCTCTACCCAATAAGAGCCAGGGCGCACACCTTGCTTCTCTTCCGTTATCGTTCCATAGTCATACTGATTCGGATAAAAGTAATCGTGAACATCAAGCGAGAAATAATCGTTCTGGCCATTAATGTCAAAGTACACATCGGACGTATCCTGCAAACCGTCCCCGTTCGGCGAGAAAATGATCGGGTCGAGACGAACGCCGGAAACAACTCCCGGCAATTCTACTTCCCCTACATAAACGGCAAGCGGCAAATGCAGCACATGCCCGGAATCCGACGTCAATGTCACATTGCCTTCGTAATAACCTTCAGCCGTATCATCGGCAACATTCAGCGTCACCGAAAACTCCGAGCTGCCGCCGGCGCTTACTGCAACCGAGCCGGCATCAAAGCTGACGGTTCCCGCCGAAGCTCCGGTCCAGCCAAAACCAATCTCATAGCTGGAAGCTTCGCCAACAATATCTTCCACCTTCACCGTTTTCGCAAGCGATGCTCCTGCCGCCGTTTGCCCGTATGACAAACTGCCGGTCAAATACGGCGTATCCAGCCCGCTTTCCACATTCGCGGTTGATTCTTCCGCTAACGCTACCGCTTTTGCTTCGATGGATTGCGCGAGATCAACCCGGCCGGCCCCCTGTTCCATATGCGTATATACTTGACCTTTCTCGGAAGTAAGCTCAACCGCATTGTTCATGAGCAAGCCTTTGATTTGCTCCGGCGTTAAATCAGGGTATTTCTCAAGCAGCAAAGCCGCTGCGCCGGCAATATGCGGCGAAGCCATGCTTGTGCCTTCCATATCGGCATATGCATCCGTATAATCGGCATCCGGATATTGTTTTCCGTAAGCCGGAACGGAAGAACGAATGCCAACGCCGGGAGCTGCAATATCCGGCTTAACGGCGAGGGAAGGAAGCGCAGGGCCCCTCGAGCTGAAATCGGCAATCAAGTCCTCTACCATCTCAATGCCAAGATGAATCGTATAAGACGGCTGATCGCCAATCGCATTTACGAGCAGCTGGCCGTTTTCCTGCGAAATGCTTAAAGTTGGAATATAATCGCCCGGAGCGCCAAGCGTTCCGCCAAAATTGCCTTTTGCATTGTTATAGATAATGGCTGCAATCGCGCCTGCATTTTGGGCATTTAACGATTTTTCCACAAACGAAATGTCGCCCCGTGAAATTAATGCTACTTTGCCGGTTACATCAATGTTCTTAAAGTCATCTGCTGTTCCAAGCCCCGCGTTTACAATCTCGACGGATGTATCTGCAAGGCTGCCAAGATCGGGTGAATAGGCCATAATGCTGCCGTACATCGGGCTGCTGATATCAGCGCTTGTAATCGCCGGAACATTAAGCGGCGGATAGGATGCGCCTACCGATATAGCCAGCTGGGCGGTAGCCGGGCTGCCGGCTGTATAATCGCCGGGTCCGTCATTGCCGTTGGCAATAACCGGGACTACGCCGGCCAGCGCAGCATTGTTGATCGCTACGGATTCTGCGCTGCCTTCATTATTAAAGCTGTCGCCGAGGGACAGGTTAATAATGTCCATGCCTTGCCCGACCGCTTTATCGATTCCTTCCAGTACATCTTCGGTGGATCCTGTTCCACCCGGTCCAAGCACACGGTAAACGTACAAATCTGCG encodes the following:
- a CDS encoding S8 family serine peptidase, whose product is MESNQYRKKWLAVLSSAILLFSLAAPVAGAAAADKPAAHASSTKLKPKAFPKQALALPLQVQAKSNSGLVAQSGHVPSDSPVSRAEAIAGTANAEAVEPQNFVPESDSTKKITVIVELQSAPLAVHSKQAGKGLLKADANYASKLVKEQTAFANGAKTLKAKLGSQYSQAFNGYSVEIAANQIDSLLKLPGVKAIYPNQTVHASPIDSITPNMDESAPYIGSTSLWDTGFNGEGIKVGVIDTGVDYLHPSLKDAYKGGYDAVDEDDDPYETPPDPNDPEAATAHGTHVSGTIVGRGDPTVENNPTGWVKGVAYGADLYVYRVLGPGGTGSTEDVLEGIDKAVGQGMDIINLSLGDSFNNEGSAESVAINNAALAGVVPVIANGNDGPGDYTAGSPATAQLAISVGASYPPLNVPAITSADISSPMYGSIMAYSPDLGSLADTSVEIVNAGLGTADDFKNIDVTGKVALISRGDISFVEKSLNAQNAGAIAAIIYNNAKGNFGGTLGAPGDYIPTLSISQENGQLLVNAIGDQPSYTIHLGIEMVEDLIADFSSRGPALPSLAVKPDIAAPGVGIRSSVPAYGKQYPDADYTDAYADMEGTSMASPHIAGAAALLLEKYPDLTPEQIKGLLMNNAVELTSEKGQVYTHMEQGAGRVDLAQSIEAKAVALAEESTANVESGLDTPYLTGSLSYGQTAAGASLAKTVKVEDIVGEASSYEIGFGWTGASAGTVSFDAGSVAVSAGGSSEFSVTLNVADDTAEGYYEGNVTLTSDSGHVLHLPLAVYVGEVELPGVVSGVRLDPIIFSPNGDGLQDTSDVYFDINGQNDYFSLDVHDYFYPNQYDYGTITEEKQGVRPGSYWVENWDSTVQYQANKFQKLGDFGDNIFLVVPWVIQNGGNFTPIEEEITPFITDVTAPESTLNPDIQVNNGVGEITGTIDGDFLVDAFGDYESIGVAAVFGNEQVDGTIDDNGHFQIDVPIRFGSNSFDIYVYDEALNGVLDPAYTVNYEETTKPDATVSAVVSADSAQTGDAFSVSVDVSGVQDLYSAQFSLTYNSDLTSGSVEAGTELAGYEEANNPGVSLITNEAKADAGGGKTRSDYILSLAGDFDGYSNDGSTSLATYHFSAEDAGTYNFDLSNIRLLDSNGEDIPLGGASSGTITITETPTAPDYTISGQITAEAFGDGIDYSTTWYDGTDGTHKVTVEALDQDGSVAGVGRVAADGTYTISVPEGTYTVRVVVPGHVSETDSVTVNGDTTHNFGPLVAGDVNGDGKVDLVDLQLTAKEFGKIKGAAWPSAKTSAADINRDNEVDLLDVSFILDNFEL